The DNA region ATTTCCTGGGATTTTGATGTACAGATGATGATCGGTACCTTTTCCGTAATCGGATTTTTTTTAAGACTGCGGCAGAGTTCAAACCCGCTCATTTCTGGCATCACTACATCAGTAATGATCACATCTGGCTTCAGTGCGATCGCCTGATCCAAAGCCGCTTTTGCACTGCCTGTACCGATGACAATATATCCATTTTCCTGAAGGTAATAGCTGATTAACTCCATTTCTGAGGGAGTGTCATCAACAATTAAAACTGTACCTACCATCGCTATACCCTGCGCTTTGTTTATCATTGATCATTTGCCATGCGGTATTACCATCATCATTTGTCACTCGCCATTTATCTTTTGCAAAGAACTACTAACCAATGATGAATGACCAATGGCGCATGAGACCCCTCACTTCAAATATTTGAAGACCATTTTCACCAGTTCTGCTCGGGTAAAAGGTTTGGTTAAGTAACCAGATGCTCCTACCAGCTTTGCCTTCGCTCGATCAATAAATCCTGTATTGCCAGTAACCATGACGATCGGAGTATTTTTGAAGTTGGAATGCTTACGGAGCAGCGAACACAATTCATAGCCATCCAGATTGGGCAT from Leptodesmis sichuanensis A121 includes:
- a CDS encoding response regulator transcription factor, with product MVGTVLIVDDTPSEMELISYYLQENGYIVIGTGSAKAALDQAIALKPDVIITDVVMPEMSGFELCRSLKKNPITEKVPIIICTSKSQEIDRLWGLRQGADVYLTKPFTSEQLIHAVKTVAG